A window of Thermoproteus sp. genomic DNA:
TAATGGAGACAATTTCGACCTGCCCTATCTATACAACAGGGCTTTGGCGCTCGGCTTCAAGAAGGAGGAGATCCCCATAGTCGCCAGGAGGGATTACGTCACGGTGGCCCCCGGCATACATATAGACCTCTATAAGTTCTTCGCCATAAAGGCCATAGAGGTCTACGCCTTCGGCGGAGTCTATAGAGGCGAGCGGGGCCTCGACGCCATAGCCTCCGCTGTGTTGGGAGTCGGAAAGGTGGAGAGACAGGGCGTCGTGTCCTCCATGCCGCCAGACGAGCTGGCTGAATACAACTTCCGCGACGCCTTCATTACGCTCTACTTCACCCTCTACAACAACGAGCTCGTGATGAGGCTTATGGTGTTGTTGTCCAGAATAGCCAAAATGCCGCTTGAAGACCTCACTAGGTCTCAAGTATCGGCGTGGATAAGAAACATGTTGTATTACGAACATAGGAGGAGGGGCTGGCTCATACCCAATAAGGAGGACATAATAAAGTCCAGGGGCGAGGCCTACACCAAGGCCATAATAAAGGGCAAGAAGTACGCGGGGGCTGTGGTCCTAGACCCTCCCGCCGGCGTGTTTTTCAACATATACGTCTTGGACTTCGCGTCGTTGTACCCCTCCGTCATAAGCAGATGGAACCTCTCCTACGAGACGGTCAATTGTCAAAACAAAGAAGGCGCCGAGAGGCCCATAGCGGAGCTCCCCCATTGGATCTGTAAGGGGAGGAGGGGCATAACGAGCCTGTTGGTGGGCATCCTTAGAGACCTCAGAGTTCATGTATACAAGAGGCTCGCCAAAAACGCGCAGACGCAACAGGAAAAGGCCCTATACGATGTGGTCCAAAGCGCTATGAAGGTATTCATAAACGCCTCCTATGGCGTCTTCGGCGCCGAGACGTTTCCGCTCTACTGCCCGCCTGTGGCGGAGCTGACCACGGCGCTGGCTAGATATGTAATGACCAGCGCGGTCTTGAAGGCCGTGGAGCTGGGCATGGAGCCCATATACGGCGATACGGACAGCCTATTCCTGCTGAGCGCCTCCGACGAGAAGATCAAAGGCCTTATGGACTACACAACCCAATTGGGGATAGACATAGAGCTAGATAAGATATACAAATTTGTCCTCTTCAGCGGCCGCAAGAAGAACTACCTAGGCGTGACTACAGACGGCGGCGTGGTCATCAAAGGGCTCGTCGGAAAGAAGAGAAACGCGCCGGTCTTCATCAAGGAGCTCATGGACGACGTGGTCGAAAGGCTGAAGGCCGTGGGCACTCTCGACGACATATTCAAGGTGCGGGAGGAGGTGTCGGCGTTGGTTAAGGACTACGAGGCGAAGCTACGCGAGAAGAGGATAACGTTGGACAAATTGGCCATAAAGACGTCGCTCAATAAGGACCTAGACGAGTACACCAAAAACAAGCCGCAACATGTAAAGGCCGCCGAGCTTTTAAGCAAGGCCGCCGGCATCAAGCTGGGCAGAGGCGACGTGATAACTTACGTGAAGACGAGGGACCCGTTGGGCGTAAAGCCGGTACAACTGGCGAGGATAGACGAAATAGACGATAGGAAGTATATAGAGCTGATGGCGACCACTATAGAGCAAGTGTTGGAGGCTCTGGGCTTCACTATGGAGGAGCTAAGAGGAGTGGGGAAACTGGTCGGCTGATTTACTCTAGATCTTCGGGCTCTGCGAATTCTTGTAGCACCGAATTCAATATCTGCTCGTCGGAGGCGTCGTCGATGTGGGGCGCCACGACGACCGCGTCGTCTATCTTCATGTTGTCGCCAGCCCACGTGCTGTTGTAGACCACCTCAAATACGGGCACAGTCACCTCTATCTTGTCGCCGACCCTCTTGGGCGAAAACTCTCTAATTTTCTCTAGGAGCTCCTTAGTTATGGGGGCTGGATAGCTCAAAGTCACGAAGTCTCTCAAAATTATGAAGTCCGACATGGCGGGATTCCATTTATTCAGCCACTGGGCCCCCTCCTTCTTGACGGCCTCCATGACCTTATCGCCGACTATCTTCTTCTCGATGACCTTGCCGTTAGATATCCTAGCGACTAGGCTCATGTGGGACATTGTTGGGGTATAAAAATAAAGTTCAACGCTTAAGCGCGGAGTAGGCCGCCAGAAACCTATACGCCGCAGCGACGTTGACCAACACGGCATATACGTACAGAGCCCACACGAGGGCCGGCCTAAAGACGTACTGGCCGACCAACGAGGCCAGGAATAGGTATATCACCCTCTCTCCCCTCTCCATAAAGCCCACGCCCCTCATGGAGAGGCCGAGTGACTCAGCGCGGGCCCTCACGTAGCTTATCAAAAATGTCCCTATGAGCGACGAGTATATCAACAGGGGAGGCGCCTCCCTATAAAAATAGAGCAAGATCAAGGCGTCCGTGTATCTATCTAGCGTCGAGTCCAAAAGGGCGCCCGACCTTCCGGCGGTCCCCCTAGCCCTCGCGACAGCCCCATCGAGGACGTCTAACACGCCCACTAGGGCTATGAATATCCAAGCTGGAGCGCCGCGCCAAGTGAAAAAGACGCCTAAGAGGGCCATCAAGAGCGATATGGCGGTCACCACGTCGGCTGGCAGAGGTATGTAGGACCCCAGTCTGTCCAAGTTTACGTATTTCCTCAATTTCTCTATCATGGAGGCGCTTGAAGCGAGCTATTAATAAACCTCTGGCGTAAAGCTTTATAAAGGCGTCGAGTTCTGAAGGCTGTATGCCAAAAAAGAGGAAAAATCGAGGTAGACATAAGGGCGATAAAGGCCACGAGCCCACATTACATTGCGACAACTGCGGCAAGTTGATACCTAGATCTAAGGCCGTGAGGGTCACTATACCCTACAGCCCCGTCCCGCCTGACCTAGCCAGAGAGCTGGAGAAACAAGGCGCCATAATACCCAAATATTACATCACAAGGACGTACTGTATAAACTGCGCCATATTCTTCGGCTTGATAAAAGTAAGGCCTAGAGAGGAGAGGAAGAAGAAGGCGCCTCTCGCCGCTTGAACTTCTTAATTAAGTCAGACACTGCCTGTTGGAAAGATTTCCCGCCTCAACCCCTAGTGAGGGGGAGGGCCGACGTCCTGCTGGACTTCGCTCTGGAGGCCCTCAGGGCCGGGGCTACTAGGGTATATATAGCGTTCTGCGACGACGTGGTGGTAGAAATCGAGCGTAGCTCGGCGAAAAACTCTAAGGAGCTGGCCCGCGAGCTGTTGGGCGCGAAGAGGTTCAAGGCATCGCTCAAAGAGGTGGTGGCCAGCTGGAGGGGGCCGGTGTATTATCTCCACGAGTCGGGAATAGACATAGATAGAGTCGAAATACCCAAAGACGCGCTGATAGTAGTGGGCGACCAAGACGGGCTCTCTAGAGAGGACGAGGAGTTCCTACGGGGGAGGGCCGTGTGGGTCTCCATAGGCCCCCTCCCATATCTCAGTTGGTTCTGTGCGCCTTATGTGATCAAAAGGGCCAGACGTTAATAACGCTCCGAGATCCTCAACCAGTAGTTGGCCCTCTTGTCGGGACAGGCGAGGTCCCTCATGTCGCTTCCGCCTATATCGGCCGGCGCATCTAGCGGCGTGCCTAAGGCGTCCGCTTGGGTCAACTCGGCTATTTTAAGCCCACAGTCGTTGTCGCCGCTCCACGGGACCTCTACGACCTTGCCCTCGCCTAGCGCCTTCTTCGCCGCGTCGAGTGAGTCGGCCTTGACCACAGAGGAGCGTAGTCTCTCCCAGGCGCTCCGCCTGAGGTTCTCCTCGACTTCGCTCAACAGCCTCTTCACGGCGTCTTCCAACTCCCCCAAAGGCACTGAGTACTTCTCTAAGGTGTCCCTCCTGGCCACGACTACGGAGCTCTGCTCTAGATCCCTCTTGCCCAGCTCGATCCTCAAAGGAACGCCTTTTAGCTCCCAGTAGTAGAACTTCCAGCCGGGTGTCTTGTCGTCCCTATCGTCTATGTGGACTCTGACGCCGATGGCCTTAAGCCTCTCGGCGACGCTGGCGGCCGCCTCCAATACGGCCTTCCTCTCCTCGCCGTATATTATCGGCACTATCACCACTTGGATCGGCGCTATGGACGGCGGCAAGGTGGTCCCCGCGTTATCGCCGTGGATTATCAACATGGCCGCTATGCTCCTCTCGGAGATGCCGTAGGAAGTCGTATGGACGTACTCGTGGGTCCCGTCGGGCTTTAGGTAGGTGACCTCGAAGACCTTAGAGAAGTTAGTGCCGAGGTAGTGGACAGTGCCTATCTGGAGGGTCCTACCGTCGGGCAACACAGTGTCGAAAGCTATGGTGTAGACAGCCCCGGCGAACTTGTCCCACTCGGGTCTCTGCGAGATCAAATAGGGTATACACATCTTATCGAAAATCTTCTTGTAGATATCCACGGCAAGTCTCACCTGCCTCTCTGCGTCCTCCCTATCCGCATGCGCCGTATGGGCCTCCTTGAACATAGAGATCTCCCTCACCCTTATCATGGGATTCGTCATTTTGGTCTCGGCCCTAAAGACGCTAACTATTTGGTACACCGCCAGGGGCAAGTCCTTGTAGTCTTGAATCCACAACTTGAACATGGGCATCATGGCCGTCTCGGAGGTGGGGCGCAATATCAAGCGCTCGCCCCCCTCCCCTCCCTTGGAGACCCAAAACACCTCAGACTCGAAGCCCCTTATGTGTTGAGACTCCTTGCTGAAGAACTCGTAGGGTATAAAGACGGGGAAGAGCACCTCCTGATGGCCCGTAGAGTCGTGGAGCTCGCGTATTATCGCCTCGACGTTGCGCCTAATCTTCATGCCGTAGGGCCTCCAGACGAAGGCGCCCTTCACGGGATACCTAATGTCGTAGATTTCGGCCTCCCTCAAGAGCCAATGGAACCACTCCATCAAGTTGCCGCGCAGTTTATCTCTAGGATGCGGCCTCGCCTCCCTAATGAGGCGCATGTTGCCCTTCGACGGGAGTAATATAAACTTTAGGGCGCCGATAGGCCCAAAGGGTCCGCTCAGCACTTTAACGACTTCTATCAAGCCCCGTGACGGTTATTCAGAGCCCTCCTCACGGCTTCCCTATGGAGCGGCATTTGCCGATGTCTGACTCCGGGCTCTCTCGGCGAAGACCAGTCCGCCAGAGGCCAGATCTCTAGGTCAGCGCCTCAACCGCCTCTTCCGCTTGGCTGGGAGCTACGACTCTGCGGGCTCACCTGCCGACGGGGCGCCTGCCCCTTGCGAGCTCGACGCTATCTTGGTCTGGGCGGCGCTCTGCCCCATATTATGAAACCCGTGAAGGAGACGGTGCGCGTCTCGGGCCTCATCTCGCCGGGCTCGGGCTTCCACGGCCTCACCGACAGCTCGACCATATTCACGTCGAGGACGCCGAGGGCGCGGAGAGCGGCCAGAGCCTTCTGGGCGTGTTCTATAGTGGTGCTAAATATGACCACAACGCCGCCGGGTCTCAACGAGCTCAACGCAGAGCCGAGGGCGTCCCAAGGAGCGCCCATGTCCAACACAACCACGTCGACCCTAGCCCTCCCGAAGCCGGACTTCGTCACGTCGGTCACAACCATATCCACGACCCCGTCGAGGCCCAGAGCCTTTATGTTGCTCCAGGCCACCTCGGCGAAGTCGGCCCTCAGCTCGAAGCTCAAGACCTGCCCGCCGGGCCCCACG
This region includes:
- a CDS encoding DNA-directed DNA polymerase I; its protein translation is MSYEEEEVIEEEEIREYEGEEVAEFKIKGVISSSIPPSIVLSVTYDGAEGKALVKLYDPAGDVVYYWYDNTGHRPYLVTDLPPEVVAEKYPEVLKHQGFSHMEAVEKYDALSDRKVVMTKVYAKDPLSIGGSRKSIRDLLPKTWESRIKYHHSYLFDKGIVPGMWYKSEGNGLAPVEVEIPPEVAKSLSKIFSSDDERAEAVNWIPLFQAPIPHIKRVAIDIEVFTPQENKVPNPKDATYEIVSVALVGSDGLRRVLLLKRPGVEMDPEAFSDLDFEVMFFDSEYDLIAEVFKTIVQYPLVVSFNGDNFDLPYLYNRALALGFKKEEIPIVARRDYVTVAPGIHIDLYKFFAIKAIEVYAFGGVYRGERGLDAIASAVLGVGKVERQGVVSSMPPDELAEYNFRDAFITLYFTLYNNELVMRLMVLLSRIAKMPLEDLTRSQVSAWIRNMLYYEHRRRGWLIPNKEDIIKSRGEAYTKAIIKGKKYAGAVVLDPPAGVFFNIYVLDFASLYPSVISRWNLSYETVNCQNKEGAERPIAELPHWICKGRRGITSLLVGILRDLRVHVYKRLAKNAQTQQEKALYDVVQSAMKVFINASYGVFGAETFPLYCPPVAELTTALARYVMTSAVLKAVELGMEPIYGDTDSLFLLSASDEKIKGLMDYTTQLGIDIELDKIYKFVLFSGRKKNYLGVTTDGGVVIKGLVGKKRNAPVFIKELMDDVVERLKAVGTLDDIFKVREEVSALVKDYEAKLREKRITLDKLAIKTSLNKDLDEYTKNKPQHVKAAELLSKAAGIKLGRGDVITYVKTRDPLGVKPVQLARIDEIDDRKYIELMATTIEQVLEALGFTMEELRGVGKLVG
- a CDS encoding DUF2286 domain-containing protein is translated as MSLVARISNGKVIEKKIVGDKVMEAVKKEGAQWLNKWNPAMSDFIILRDFVTLSYPAPITKELLEKIREFSPKRVGDKIEVTVPVFEVVYNSTWAGDNMKIDDAVVVAPHIDDASDEQILNSVLQEFAEPEDLE
- a CDS encoding CDP-alcohol phosphatidyltransferase family protein; this translates as MIEKLRKYVNLDRLGSYIPLPADVVTAISLLMALLGVFFTWRGAPAWIFIALVGVLDVLDGAVARARGTAGRSGALLDSTLDRYTDALILLYFYREAPPLLIYSSLIGTFLISYVRARAESLGLSMRGVGFMERGERVIYLFLASLVGQYVFRPALVWALYVYAVLVNVAAAYRFLAAYSALKR
- a CDS encoding 30S ribosomal protein S26e, coding for MPKKRKNRGRHKGDKGHEPTLHCDNCGKLIPRSKAVRVTIPYSPVPPDLARELEKQGAIIPKYYITRTYCINCAIFFGLIKVRPREERKKKAPLAA
- a CDS encoding RNA methyltransferase; protein product: MNFLIKSDTACWKDFPPQPLVRGRADVLLDFALEALRAGATRVYIAFCDDVVVEIERSSAKNSKELARELLGAKRFKASLKEVVASWRGPVYYLHESGIDIDRVEIPKDALIVVGDQDGLSREDEEFLRGRAVWVSIGPLPYLSWFCAPYVIKRARR
- the proS gene encoding proline--tRNA ligase, which translates into the protein MRLIREARPHPRDKLRGNLMEWFHWLLREAEIYDIRYPVKGAFVWRPYGMKIRRNVEAIIRELHDSTGHQEVLFPVFIPYEFFSKESQHIRGFESEVFWVSKGGEGGERLILRPTSETAMMPMFKLWIQDYKDLPLAVYQIVSVFRAETKMTNPMIRVREISMFKEAHTAHADREDAERQVRLAVDIYKKIFDKMCIPYLISQRPEWDKFAGAVYTIAFDTVLPDGRTLQIGTVHYLGTNFSKVFEVTYLKPDGTHEYVHTTSYGISERSIAAMLIIHGDNAGTTLPPSIAPIQVVIVPIIYGEERKAVLEAAASVAERLKAIGVRVHIDDRDDKTPGWKFYYWELKGVPLRIELGKRDLEQSSVVVARRDTLEKYSVPLGELEDAVKRLLSEVEENLRRSAWERLRSSVVKADSLDAAKKALGEGKVVEVPWSGDNDCGLKIAELTQADALGTPLDAPADIGGSDMRDLACPDKRANYWLRISERY
- a CDS encoding tRNA (adenine-N1)-methyltransferase, which gives rise to MRRGDWALLVAEDGYKLVVRHVGRRVETIRGPIEPSALDSAEYGDVVYTSLGHKFYVLKPTLYDIAPRLKHATQVVYPPDAEFIALVAGVGPGSRVAEAGAGSGLLASILAWRVGPGGQVLSFELRADFAEVAWSNIKALGLDGVVDMVVTDVTKSGFGRARVDVVVLDMGAPWDALGSALSSLRPGGVVVIFSTTIEHAQKALAALRALGVLDVNMVELSVRPWKPEPGEMRPETRTVSFTGFIIWGRAPPRPR